One stretch of Prunus persica cultivar Lovell chromosome G1, Prunus_persica_NCBIv2, whole genome shotgun sequence DNA includes these proteins:
- the LOC18790989 gene encoding cytochrome P450 711A1 isoform X2, whose product MGRQPLVIVADAELCREVGIKKFKDIPNRSMPSPIQACPLHQKGLFFTRDARWSTMRNTLVSLYQPSHLASLVPTMQSFVETATRNIDPSKEEEDITFSKISLALATDTIAQAAFGVNFGLSKPQSTSDSVNKIDGGRQDKNDAVSKFTDQYVYSVAQVKMDLTGSLSIILGLLFPILQEPFRQILKRIPGTMDWKIERTNDNLSGRLDEIVEKRMKDSDRGSKDFLSLILNARESEKVSKKVFTPDYISALTYEHLVAGSATTAFTLSTTVYLISQYPEVEKKLLEELDAFGPADQMPTAHDLQNKFPYVDQVIKESMRLYPVSPLIARETSSEVEIGGYVLPKGTWVWFGVGVIAKDPKNFPEPNKFKPERFDPNCKEEKERHPYAFLPFGIGPRACLGQKFALQEIKLALIHLYRKYVFRHSPNMEKPLEFEFGIILDFKNGVKLRALKRTQKF is encoded by the exons ATGGGTAGACAACCACTAGTAATTGTAGCAGATGCAGAGCTCTGTAGAGAAGTTGGCATCAAGAAATTCAAAGACATTCCAAACAGAAGCATGCCATCTCCCATACAAGCTTGCCCTCTTCATCAGAAGGGTCTCTTTTTCACCAG GGATGCAAGATGGTCGACGATGCGAAACACTCTAGTATCATTGTATCAGCCGTCACACTTGGCTAGCCTTGTGCCCACAATGCAGTCCTTTGTTGAAACTGCAACTCGAAACATTGACCCctccaaagaagaagaagatattaccttttccaaaatttcccTCGCATTGGCCACTGATACAATAGCACAAGCTGCCTTCGGTGTCAACTTTGGCCTTTCTAAACCACAATCCACCAGTGATTCAGTCAACAAGATTGACGGCGGCCGGCAAGACAAGAATGATGCAGTCTCAAAGTTTACCGACCAATACGTATATTCCGTAGCGCAGGTTAAGATGGACTTGACAGGTTCCTTATCAATCATACTTGGTCTACTTTTCCCCATCCTCCAGGAGCCGTTTAGGCAGATCTTGAAGCGAATTCCGGGCACTATGGACTGGAAAATTGAACGTACTAATGACAACCTGAGCGGCCGCCTTGATGAGATTGTTGAGAAGAGAATGAAAGACAGTGACCGAGGTTCGAAGGACTTCTTGTCGCTCATACTGAATGCAAGGGAGTCagagaaggtttcgaagaaggTGTTCACACCAGACTACATTAGTGCACTTACTTACGAGCATCTCGTTGCCGGGTCAGCCACCACAGCATTTACGTTGTCTACGACTGTCTACTTGATTTCTCAATACCCGGAAGTTGAAAAGAAGTTGCTTGAAGAGCTGGATGCATTTGGACCAGCTGATCAGATGCCAACAGCTCATGATCTGCAAAACAAGTTTCCTTATGTTGATCAG GTTATTAAGGAGTCAATGAGGCTTTATCCGGTTTCGCCATTAATTGCAAGAGAAACATCTAGTGAAGTAGAAATCGGAGGTTATGTTCTACCGAAG GGGACTTGGGTGTGGTTTGGAGTGGGAGTGATAGCAAAAGATCCAAAAAACTTCCCAGAGCCGAACAAGTTCAAGCCAGAGAGGTTTGATCCAAACtgcaaagaagagaaagaaaggcaTCCTTATGCATTTTTACCCTTCGGAATCGGGCCTCGGGCATGCCTTGGTCAGAAATTTGCCCTGCAAGAGATAAAGCTGGCACTGATTCATTTATACCGCAAGTACGTGTTCCGGCACTCCCCTAACATGGAGAAACCTCTCGAATTTGAGTTCGGCATTATTCTGGATTTCAAGAATGGTGTCAAGCTTAGAGCCCTGAAACGAACTCAAAAGTTTTGA